A window from Roseburia sp. 499 encodes these proteins:
- a CDS encoding SCP2 sterol-binding domain-containing protein: MTYAEFFSEVKGKFMEADISDVTEHLAYQFNIIGEASGIFYVEAKEGKLHVEPYEYFDRDAMFTCKAETLMKIAEGELDPVLAVTLQKLKVEGNIDKALRLKDLIESKRKK; the protein is encoded by the coding sequence ATGACTTATGCGGAGTTTTTTTCAGAAGTAAAAGGAAAATTTATGGAGGCAGACATTAGTGACGTAACAGAACATCTGGCATATCAGTTTAATATCATAGGGGAAGCTAGCGGCATTTTTTATGTAGAGGCCAAAGAGGGAAAGCTTCATGTAGAGCCATATGAATATTTTGACAGAGATGCCATGTTTACATGTAAGGCAGAAACTTTAATGAAAATTGCAGAGGGAGAATTGGATCCGGTTCTTGCTGTAACCTTGCAGAAACTAAAGGTGGAAGGAAATATTGATAAGGCGTTACGTTTGAAGGATTTGATTGAAAGCAAAAGAAAGAAATAG
- a CDS encoding condensation domain-containing protein, producing MKTRKGYKVYPLTVAQKFHFFYQKACPKKEVVNIGTSLTIEVDLDWNELKRAIYKAYERCESMRLRFVEDKDGTCYQYVVEKEERDIEFRDFTNGTMKEAEKEMKKWTQVPFERKDNPMNRIVMIKMPDGYNGIYLLVDHLTMDAQSLIIFMKDIIELYCNAKYEGVPYPKEMASYIEQLEKDLAYEAGCKAKDKDEEYFRKLIESSEPIYNGVDGVRKLREEQKKSGNPNLRAAVNISDSVDAALDVFHLEANPTRRLMDFCEKYHVSLSCLLIMGLRTYFQKMNGNDDVSFNTAIARRATLLEKKSGGTRIHSFPFRTIIPEDKTFLEGIYIIRDKQNELFRHANYDPVAYFGYRTKYYNIEGGRTYEPMSLTYQPMTLKEKGLDKLGDIRYKTNWYPNGATTQGMYLTVMHRPEDNGLDFNFEHQIKAISREQLEYMYYYLCKILFKGTENPGLPIGDIIKLI from the coding sequence ATGAAAACAAGAAAAGGGTATAAGGTTTATCCATTAACAGTAGCACAGAAATTTCATTTTTTTTATCAGAAGGCATGTCCTAAAAAAGAAGTGGTAAATATTGGAACCAGTCTGACTATTGAGGTAGATTTGGACTGGAATGAATTGAAACGGGCAATCTATAAGGCATATGAACGGTGCGAATCTATGCGCCTTCGTTTTGTGGAGGATAAGGATGGTACCTGTTATCAGTATGTGGTGGAAAAAGAAGAACGAGATATTGAGTTCAGAGATTTTACCAACGGAACCATGAAAGAAGCAGAAAAAGAAATGAAGAAATGGACTCAGGTGCCTTTTGAACGTAAGGATAATCCTATGAACCGAATTGTTATGATTAAAATGCCGGATGGATATAACGGAATCTATCTGTTGGTGGATCATCTGACTATGGATGCTCAGTCTCTGATTATTTTCATGAAGGATATCATTGAACTTTACTGTAATGCAAAGTACGAGGGAGTTCCATATCCGAAGGAGATGGCATCTTACATAGAACAGTTAGAAAAGGATTTGGCATATGAGGCAGGCTGTAAGGCAAAGGATAAGGATGAGGAGTACTTTCGTAAGTTGATTGAAAGCTCTGAGCCGATTTACAATGGAGTTGACGGAGTTCGGAAACTGAGGGAAGAGCAGAAAAAGTCTGGGAATCCAAATCTTCGTGCGGCAGTCAACATTTCTGATTCGGTAGATGCCGCATTGGACGTTTTCCATTTGGAAGCGAATCCTACCAGACGATTGATGGATTTTTGCGAAAAATATCATGTTTCCCTTTCTTGTCTACTTATTATGGGACTTCGAACCTATTTCCAGAAAATGAATGGAAATGATGATGTTTCCTTTAATACGGCAATTGCAAGAAGGGCAACGTTGCTAGAGAAGAAGTCTGGTGGAACCAGGATTCACTCGTTCCCGTTCCGTACTATTATACCGGAGGATAAGACTTTTTTAGAAGGAATTTATATCATTCGTGATAAGCAGAATGAGTTGTTTCGGCATGCCAATTACGATCCGGTTGCTTATTTCGGCTATCGTACGAAGTATTATAATATAGAGGGTGGAAGAACCTATGAGCCTATGTCTCTGACTTATCAGCCTATGACATTAAAGGAAAAAGGATTGGACAAATTAGGGGATATCCGATATAAAACGAATTGGTATCCAAATGGTGCAACCACTCAGGGAATGTACCTTACTGTAATGCACAGACCGGAAGACAACGGACTGGATTTTAATTTTGAACATCAGATAAAGGCAATATCCAGAGAGCAGTTGGAGTACATGTACTATTATCTCTG
- a CDS encoding alpha/beta hydrolase, translating to MKEIVIGVGSLLGIAAVAQVVETAYFYRRTMKRNKAKVERTMKMAGTDWNQHMPFIEERKEKMLAQPHEDIYCNSEDGLKLYATYFPGQEKNKVVICFHGYTSEGMKDYIGLSGYYLDNGYSMLLVDERAHGKSEGTYIGFGCKDRWDALKWIDWVIQRCGQDVQILLHGTSMGAATVLMTSGLDLPTQVKGIVSDCAFTSPKYVFTHVLHSMYHLPAFPVIPMADYINKKKAGYGMDECNAAREVRKAKVPILFIHGDADTFVPCSMCDEIYENCAAPKKKVIIKGAAHAESYYKDRETYEKALDDFTRGVMN from the coding sequence ATGAAAGAAATTGTAATAGGTGTAGGAAGTTTGCTGGGAATAGCAGCGGTTGCCCAGGTGGTAGAGACAGCATATTTTTACCGAAGAACTATGAAACGAAATAAGGCCAAGGTAGAGCGTACGATGAAGATGGCAGGAACAGATTGGAATCAGCATATGCCATTTATAGAGGAACGCAAGGAAAAGATGCTTGCACAGCCTCATGAAGATATTTATTGCAACTCAGAGGATGGACTGAAGTTGTATGCTACTTATTTTCCGGGACAGGAGAAAAACAAAGTCGTAATCTGCTTTCATGGATATACCAGTGAGGGAATGAAAGATTATATCGGACTTTCCGGTTACTATTTAGACAATGGTTATAGTATGTTGCTGGTAGATGAGCGGGCTCACGGAAAAAGTGAAGGTACATACATTGGATTTGGATGTAAGGATAGATGGGATGCCTTAAAGTGGATAGATTGGGTGATACAAAGATGTGGGCAGGATGTACAAATTTTGCTACATGGAACTTCAATGGGGGCAGCTACGGTATTGATGACAAGTGGACTTGATTTGCCGACACAAGTGAAGGGAATTGTATCAGATTGTGCGTTCACTTCACCGAAGTATGTATTCACCCATGTACTTCATTCCATGTATCATTTACCTGCGTTTCCTGTGATTCCGATGGCAGATTATATCAATAAGAAAAAAGCAGGATACGGAATGGATGAATGCAATGCAGCAAGGGAAGTGCGTAAGGCAAAAGTCCCTATTCTTTTCATTCATGGTGATGCAGATACTTTTGTACCATGCAGCATGTGTGATGAAATTTATGAAAATTGTGCAGCGCCTAAGAAAAAAGTGATTATTAAGGGAGCTGCCCATGCAGAGAGTTATTACAAAGACAGAGAAACTTATGAGAAAGCGTTAGATGATTTTACGAGAGGAGTTATGAATTAA